The following coding sequences lie in one Onychomys torridus chromosome X, mOncTor1.1, whole genome shotgun sequence genomic window:
- the LOC118573628 gene encoding melanoma antigen preferentially expressed in tumors-like isoform X1, whose amino-acid sequence MDAKNPKTLLDLAIQSLLRNESVAIQALQDMPRVLFVPLFIAAFEGGHKNVLSEMVKVWPFHCLHIGSLTVQKPQHELLKAMIENLPVRPSKNSASRIPKLRILDLRQDNDCKTTCPEVRTKEPFCFHSCAYSESSILKIEGQNHFVNSESMIQFPRPVELLVDLSLDGSLVEKEFLVLLISKIRESIGSLCICCQDLQVDKLSDSKCTLSILDLNCVGQLSIDRGSLSDITNVLSQMDHLESLSLSKVTFRSLSGKVFKNFLGHLRHMNNLKKVSLSSFCLTGHLDRVLRVLPPGLHFLYLSFCDLSYRDFRFMAQSSQAFCLKMLNLSNNPMYWDDFEPFQTLLVNLSGTLRHLEINHCLINDTAISVLIPALIRCTQLRVLCFASNPITMPMLVTMMNNLTPLKNLKYVIYPIPVHCYAVWPFQGSIDRRKLALVQLQLKVMLELAERADMTWITYLE is encoded by the exons ATGGATGCAAAGAACCCAAAGACTCTGTTGGATCTCGCTATACAGAGTCTGCTGAGAAATGAGTCTGTAGCAATCCAAGCTCTGCAGGATATGCCAAGAGTTTTGTTTGTTCCCCTGTTCATTGCTGCCTTCGAGGGTGGGCATAAGAATGTATTGAGTGAGATGGTGAAAGTGTGGCCCTTTCACTGTCTCCATATTGGGTCATTAACTGTACAGAAGCCTCAACATGAACTCCTGAAAGCCATGATTGAGAATCTTCCAGTGCGTCCTTCAAAGAACTCTGCTTCTAG GATACCTAAACTGAGGATCCTAGATTTAAGGCAAGACAACGACTGTAAGACCACATGCCCTGAAGTCAGAACCAAAGaacctttctgttttcattcttgtGCTTATTCTGAAAGCTCTATCCTGAAAATAGAAGGGCAGAATCATTTTGTAAATTCAGAGTCCATGATTCAGTTCCCCAGGCCTGTAGAGTTACTAGTGGACCTTTCCCTAGATGGCTCCTTAGTGGAAAAagaatttttggttttgcttataAGTAAAATTAGGGAGAGTATAGGGTCTTTGTGCATATGCTGTCAAGATTTGCAAGTTGATAAACTGAGTGACAGCAAATGCACCCTGAGTATTCTTGATCTCAACTGTGTTGGTCAGTTGTCAATTGATAGGGGTTCGCTGAGTGATATTACCAATGTTCTATCTCAGATGGACCACCTAGAGAGCCTCAGTCTGTCTAAAGTCACTTTTAGATCTCTGAGTgggaaagtctttaaaaatttccTTGGTCACTTGCGACATATGAACAACCTTAAGAAAGTCAGCCTGTCTTCATTCTGTCTCACAGGGCATCTGGACAGAGTGCTGAG AG TCCTGCCACCTGGACTGCATTTCTTGTATCTGTCATTCTGTGATCTTTCCTACAGAGACTTCAGGTTTATGGCCCAGAGCTCTCAGGCCTTCTGCCTAAAGATGTTGAATCTTAGCAACAACCCAATGTATTGGGATGATTTTGAGCCCTTTCAAACTCTTCTGGTAAATCTCTCTGGTACTCTTCGACATCTAGAGATAAATCATTGCCTTATAAATGATACTGCAATCTCTGTCCTTATCCCTGCCCTGATTCGTTGTACTCAACTCCGTGTCCTGTGCTTTGCTTCTAACCCCATCACAATGCCTATGCTTGTGACTATGATGAATAATTTAACACCCTTGAAGAATCTAAAATACGTGATTTATCCCATCCCTGTACATTGCTATGCAGTATGGCCTTTTCAGGGCAGTATAGACCGAAGGAAGCTTGCTCTTGTACAACTACAACTGAAGGTGATGCTAGAGCTTGCAGAGAGGGCTGACATGACCTGGATCACTTACTTAGAATAA
- the LOC118573628 gene encoding melanoma antigen preferentially expressed in tumors-like isoform X2 produces MDAKNPKTLLDLAIQSLLRNESVAIQALQDMPRVLFVPLFIAAFEGGHKNVLSEMVKVWPFHCLHIGSLTVQKPQHELLKAMIENLPVRPSKNSASRIPKLRILDLRQDNDCKTTCPEVRTKEPFCFHSCAYSESSILKIEGQNHFVNSESMIQFPRPVELLVDLSLDGSLVEKEFLVLLISKIRESIGSLCICCQDLQVDKLSDSKCTLSILDLNCVGQLSIDRGSLSDITNVLSQMDHLESLSLSKVTFRSLSGKVFKNFLGHLRHMNNLKKVSLSSFCLTGHLDRVLRILPPGLHFLYLSFCDLSYRDFRFMAQSSQAFCLKMLNLSNNPMYWDDFEPFQTLLVNLSGTLRHLEINHCLINDTAISVLIPALIRCTQLRVLCFASNPITMPMLVTMMNNLTPLKNLKYVIYPIPVHCYAVWPFQGSIDRRKLALVQLQLKVMLELAERADMTWITYLE; encoded by the exons ATGGATGCAAAGAACCCAAAGACTCTGTTGGATCTCGCTATACAGAGTCTGCTGAGAAATGAGTCTGTAGCAATCCAAGCTCTGCAGGATATGCCAAGAGTTTTGTTTGTTCCCCTGTTCATTGCTGCCTTCGAGGGTGGGCATAAGAATGTATTGAGTGAGATGGTGAAAGTGTGGCCCTTTCACTGTCTCCATATTGGGTCATTAACTGTACAGAAGCCTCAACATGAACTCCTGAAAGCCATGATTGAGAATCTTCCAGTGCGTCCTTCAAAGAACTCTGCTTCTAG GATACCTAAACTGAGGATCCTAGATTTAAGGCAAGACAACGACTGTAAGACCACATGCCCTGAAGTCAGAACCAAAGaacctttctgttttcattcttgtGCTTATTCTGAAAGCTCTATCCTGAAAATAGAAGGGCAGAATCATTTTGTAAATTCAGAGTCCATGATTCAGTTCCCCAGGCCTGTAGAGTTACTAGTGGACCTTTCCCTAGATGGCTCCTTAGTGGAAAAagaatttttggttttgcttataAGTAAAATTAGGGAGAGTATAGGGTCTTTGTGCATATGCTGTCAAGATTTGCAAGTTGATAAACTGAGTGACAGCAAATGCACCCTGAGTATTCTTGATCTCAACTGTGTTGGTCAGTTGTCAATTGATAGGGGTTCGCTGAGTGATATTACCAATGTTCTATCTCAGATGGACCACCTAGAGAGCCTCAGTCTGTCTAAAGTCACTTTTAGATCTCTGAGTgggaaagtctttaaaaatttccTTGGTCACTTGCGACATATGAACAACCTTAAGAAAGTCAGCCTGTCTTCATTCTGTCTCACAGGGCATCTGGACAGAGTGCTGAG aa TCCTGCCACCTGGACTGCATTTCTTGTATCTGTCATTCTGTGATCTTTCCTACAGAGACTTCAGGTTTATGGCCCAGAGCTCTCAGGCCTTCTGCCTAAAGATGTTGAATCTTAGCAACAACCCAATGTATTGGGATGATTTTGAGCCCTTTCAAACTCTTCTGGTAAATCTCTCTGGTACTCTTCGACATCTAGAGATAAATCATTGCCTTATAAATGATACTGCAATCTCTGTCCTTATCCCTGCCCTGATTCGTTGTACTCAACTCCGTGTCCTGTGCTTTGCTTCTAACCCCATCACAATGCCTATGCTTGTGACTATGATGAATAATTTAACACCCTTGAAGAATCTAAAATACGTGATTTATCCCATCCCTGTACATTGCTATGCAGTATGGCCTTTTCAGGGCAGTATAGACCGAAGGAAGCTTGCTCTTGTACAACTACAACTGAAGGTGATGCTAGAGCTTGCAGAGAGGGCTGACATGACCTGGATCACTTACTTAGAATAA